One Pecten maximus chromosome 7, xPecMax1.1, whole genome shotgun sequence genomic window carries:
- the LOC117331636 gene encoding alanine aminotransferase 2-like, translated as MQGDSQVNGNDHHIQVLTMDNVNPRVQEMQYAVRGPIVVRATEIEKDLKNGVKKPFTNVMKANIGDCHATGQSPNTFLRQVIALCSYPPLLESSDFPEDAKSRARRILGGCRGSSVGSYSASAGVDTIREDIANYISKRDGIPSKAEDVILCTGASDGIKTILSMLMTGKDGKNRAGIMIPVPQYPLYSATLTEYNAYPIHYYLNEENNWSLDLDELKRALNSCRGECVPRAICVINPGNPTGQVLTKQNIQDVIKFASEENLMILADEVYQHNIYAKGSAFFSFKKVLTEMGPPYNRVELASFMSASKGYLGECGFRGGYFEVINMSPDVKACLLKFISAKLCPPILGQAVMSVVSNFPTLEEPSGALYAKEKEEVLAGLARKARMVTDLFNSIEGIKCNEVQGAMYSFPRILLPDKAVEEAKARGQTPDSFYCFQLLEETGICTVPGSGFGEKEGTYHLRMTILPPEGEIKDVLGLFKEFHMKFLKKYQ; from the coding sequence ATGCAGGGGGACAGTCAAGTCAATGGGAATGACCACCATATTCAAGTCCTCACCATGGATAATGTCAATCCTCGGGTTCAAGAGATGCAGTATGCTGTGAGAGGCCCAATTGTGGTAAGGGCAACAGAAATTGAGAAGGATCTGAAAAATGGTGTTAAGAAGCCATTTACCAATGTGATGAAAGCTAACATCGGCGATTGCCATGCCACTGGCCAGAGTCCAAACACTTTTTTACGCCAAGTGATTGCTCTCTGTTCTTATCCCCCATTGCTTGAGTCTTCAGATTTTCCAGAAGATGCCAAAAGCCGTGCCAGAAGAATACTTGGCGGATGTCGTGGGAGCAGTGTGGGATCCTACAGTGCAAGTGCTGGTGTGGATACTATCCGTGAGGACATTGCAAACTACATTAGCAAGCGTGATGGTATCCCTAGCAAAGCAGAGGATGTAATTCTTTGCACAGGAGCCAGTGATGGAATCAAAACCATTTTGTCAATGTTAATGACTGGAAAAGATGGCAAAAATCGTGCTGGGATCATGATACCAGTACCACAGTATCCTTTGTACTCCGCCACGCTGACAGAGTACAATGCTTATCCCATACACTACTATCTTAACGAGGAAAATAACTGGTCTCTGGACCTTGATGAACTGAAAAGAGCTCTGAATTCATGCAGAGGAGAGTGTGTCCCTCGTGCCATCTGTGTCATTAACCCAGGAAATCCCACAGGCCAGGTATTGACCAAACAAAATATTCAGGATGTCATAAAATTTGCATCTGAAGAAAATTTGATGATACTTGCTGATGAAGTCTATCAACATAACATCTATGCCAAGGGATCAGCCTTCTTTTCCTTTAAGAAAGTGTTGACAGAGATGGGTCCACCATACAACAGGGTAGAACTGGCATCCTTCATGTCAGCCTCCAAGGGATATCTGGGAGAGTGTGGCTTCAGAGGAGGATACTTTGAGGTGATCAACATGTCACCCGATGTTAAAGCTTGCCTCCTGAAATTTATTTCTGCCAAACTTTGTCCACCTATTCTTGGGCAGGCTGTCATGAGTGTTGTTAGCAATTTCCCAACCTTAGAGGAGCCTTCTGGAGCTCTCTATGCCAAAGAGAAGGAAGAAGTTTTAGCAGGCTTAGCTAGAAAAGCCAGGATGGTAACAGACTTGTTCAACTCTATTGAAGGAATCAAGTGTAATGAAGTACAGGGGGCTATGTATTCTTTTCCAAGGATTCTACTTCCTGACAAAGCTGTGGAGGAGGCAAAAGCTCGAGGCCAGACACCTGACTCCTTCTACTGTTTTCAGCTCCTCGAGGAAACTGGTATCTGTACAGTACCAGGGAGCGGTTTCGGGGAAAAAGAAGGCACCTACCATCTCCGCATGACCATTTTGCCACCTGAGGGAGAAATTAAGGATGTTCTTGGTCTTTTTAAGGagtttcatatgaaatttctcaaaaagtatcaGTGA
- the LOC117331635 gene encoding BTB/POZ domain-containing protein 6-like — translation MEWMKISEMFRYFTKIASFSTESYFPCTAGARLTHRRQQNWAKSQVMAGVTVEDWQSNKSALACNRYMLTNQIACDVSFLVGEDRVRIPVHKYILISRSCVFYSMFCGPLAETSSDIALPDIEPEIFKALLMFLYCEELDIQPHMVLPLLYAAKKYSIQALVRKCIQYLELDQSSENICAILEQAHMYDEKDLERKCMDYICSHAKDVIQSEDFLELSPTSLMCILKSDEIQVDEKTVLICVEKWADRECERKDWPVTPANVRKALGPLLYQIRFPLLGEKYFTDIVADMDILNDTEKVELFKYFYKTGSKIETFITRNRFANNTSSGSDSFHSESDTRPIQTCMRYRTVYEDGSWYCGGEPDAVAFTCNRSIQLNGVLVYGSYIGEGVYDVTCSVYDSSEKEIVTRRTSLKTSESQHTYPVLLEVPIEIPKAKKHILVVKLISSEGLDTYQGKNGMSSVSVGSVQFSFSKSKYSRNGTDVKIGQIPGLLFTCNEEDIEEF, via the exons ATGGAATGGATGAAAATATCAGAGATGTTCCGATATTTCACGAAAATTGCCAGCTTTTCTACtgagagttatttcccctgcACAGCAGGTGCGAGACTGACACATCGAAGGCAACAAAATTGGGCTAA atcaCAAGTGATGGCCGGGGTTACTGTTGAAGACTGGCAGTCCAACAAGAGTGCATTGGCTTGTAACCGTTACatgttgaccaatcagattgctTGTGATGTGAGTTTCCTAGTTGGAGAGGATCGTGTACGTATTCCAGTACACAAGTACATCCTTATCAGTAGAAGCTGTGTGTTCTACTCAATGTTCTGTGGGCCACTTGCTGAGACAAGCTCTGACATTGCATTGCCTGATATAGAACCTGAGATATTCAAGGCTTTATTAAT GTTTCTGTACTGTGAGGAACTAGACATACAGCCACACATGGTTTTACCTCTGTTGTATGCGGCCAAGAAGTATTCCATCCAAGCTCTGGTTAGAAAATGCATACAGTATCTCGAGCTGGACCAGTCGTCAGAGAACATATGTGCCATCCTGGAACAGGCTCACATGTATGATGAAAAGGATCTAGAAAGGAAATGTATGGATTACATCTGTAGCCATGCAAAGGATGTGATACAGTCTGAGGACTTCTTGGAACTCAGCCCCACTTCTCTAATGTGTATACTCAAATCTGACGAAATACAGGTAGATGAAAAGACCGTTCTCATCTGTGTTGAGAAGTGGGCAGATAGAGAATGTGAAAGAAAGGATTGGCCAGTGACTCCAGCCAATGTCCGAAAGGCTCTTGGACCTCTCCTTTATCAAATCAGGTTTCCTCTCCTTGGAGAGAAATATTTCACAGATATAGTAGCAGATATGGACATTTTAAATGACACTGAAAAGGTAGAATTGTTCAAATACTTTTATAAGACAGGATCAAAGATTGAAACCTTTATCACACGTAACAGATTTGCAAATAACACTTCTTCAGGCAGTGATTCTTTCCACAGTGAGTCGGACACTCGACCCATACAGACCTGTATGAGATACAGGACAGTGTATGAGGATGGATCATGGTATTGTGGTGGGGAGCCTGATGCAGTCGCGTTCACATGTAACAGGAGTATACAGTTAAATGGTGTGCTGGTATATGGATCTTACATTGGTGAAGGTGTTTATGATGTCACATGTTCTGTTTATGATAGTTCCGAAAAAGAGATTGTGACACGTCGTACTTCTCTGAAGACTAGTGAAAGTCAACACACGTATCCAGTCCTGCTAGAAGTTCCGATTGAGATACCGAAGGCCAAAAAACACATTCTAGTTGTGAAACTTATTAGTTCTGAGGGACTGGACACTTATCAAGGAAAGAACGGCATGTCATCTGTGTCTGTTGGCTCTGTACAATTTAGCTTCAGCAAGTCGAAATACAGCAGGAATGGAACGGATGTGAAAATTGGACAAATTCCTGGTCTCTTGTTTACATGTAATGAGGAAGATATTGAAGAATTTTGA